Genomic segment of Edaphobacter bradus:
TGCACCAACTTTCTGCCCCGCGTTCGCATCCAAAACAAGAGCACCCAGGCCTGTTCCTCACCCTTCGGCATAGCGAAGATCACAGATGGGCCATCACGCCAGTTAACCGACACACCGTATCAACGAGGCTCCATGCAGGTTCTTTGCAAACCGTCCGATAGCTCCGCCGACCTTTACTGCCCGATCTGCGGCCGCGGCTTTCTGCTCTACTGGGAACGCTCCAGCCGCGATCAGCAGGAAGTGACCCTCCCCGAGATTCAGCAGACCGTTCGCGACCATCACTCCGGCGACGGTCACCCTGAGGCCGCCTTCAACATTCCCAGCTGGCCCGGCCTGCCGCAGTTCTCCGCCGCCGCGCTCCTCGGAGGAGCTACCTTCTAACCTCTCCGTATTACCACTCGGAGAACCGCGCTCTTCTCAGACAGCGCCAGAAGATTTAGTTTGGTGCGCACGGTGGAAAGTAGGCCAGCCCTGCTAATGGGTGTGTTCACGTTTCCCGCGATGGCGTGTTCGGATTGTCGAAAACAGCGTGAGACAACATGCGCAGCAAACTGTCTGGAACACCGGAGGGTGTTGGTCATGGCAGAGAGCCGTATGGCGTATTTCTCCCGATCTCTTATGGCGTGGATCGAAATTGGGATCGAAACTCAAATGGCGATTCGAAGATGTCCCAATCATTTTCAGAGACCGAGAACCTAGCTGCCACGACCGGGAATCGCCTTCCTTCGGATGCCAAAATCTTGATGTTGTCCGGCGCAATGGCCTTACCAAGGAGAACCTCTAGATGCCGGATTTCATCGGGAGTAGGTGACACCATCTCAAGACCGTGAAAAGCGCGCGGAACAGCCAAGTAATCCACGCCCAGAAAGGCAACATCAAGGTTGGTGCGGAAGCATGGTGATTTTTCCGTCGCAGGTGCCTTCGGACTACGAATCAGGAGTTGCCCATATTTCCTTTACCCGCCCCACACCAACTCTTCTTGCCTCTGCGGCCTTTGCGAAACCTTCGCGGCCTTTGCGAAACCTTCGCGGCCTTTGCGAAACCTTCGCGCCCTTTGCGTTCGCAGTTGCCTTTGTTGTTTTTCTGGCTGTCATTCCGTAGCGCATCAGCCTGCCCTGAGCGAAGCCGAAGGGGAAGGAATCCGCTTTGACCGTACGTTTACATATCCCCACGAACTGTCACTTCTGTTGTATTGGCTTTTTTCGATCAAACGTTTTACTTTGGAACATCCTCATGCGGCGGCAGCCCTCCCATCCATGAGCAACTTCCGATGACGAAAGGCCGGGCCCCCGCGGTTCGCGACAACAATCCGTAATGCAGGTTCTCCTCAAGAAGGCCGATTCGACCCACGATATTCAGTGCAGCATCTGTAACCAGGGCTTCCGCCTCTATTGGGAGCGCACCTCGCCCGCCGAGCGCGCCACCATGCGCGCCATCGTCGGGGCCGAGCTCCGCCATCAGCACACCACCGACCAGACAGCATCGGCCCACCCCGACGCTCCTTTCAACATGCCAGACTGGGCCGGCCCGCCTCAATATTCAGGCGCCGCCCTGCTCGGGGGCCATACCGGCCTCCACCGCACAGTCCGCAGCAGCCGCTAGCGTCGGCAATCACTTCGAGTACAGAGAACACTACACAACCCGCTCTTCTTCCTTAGCTCGGGCCGTCCTACGACGGCCCGTTCTTTTTGTGCCGAACTCCCGGCAGGTCCAATCCACCGGCACGTAAAAAAGGGACCGCACCTCATGAGAGGACACGATCCCACAGGACAGGAAAAACGTTTTGGTGACTTACGCCGTCTTGATGGCGGCAGTTTCGGCTTCAACGTGCTGAGCCGGCATATGTTTCTTTAACCAGACATTGGCCCTCCACCGCCCAAAAAAGGGTGCCGCGGCGATAAGAAAAGCCGATACAGCCAAAGCAAGTCGCATTCTCACATCTCCTCTCTCCCCGAAGGTTGCTGCTGCCTTCAGGGCCGCGGGGCGCGGAGGTCTCTTTCTTCGGCCCCGCTCAGCCAGCGTCTCCCCACTATGCGACCAGCAAACGAGCCTCAACATCCCACCTTCTGGTCACCGCTCCAACGTTTGCGTTATATGCCCATCCCACCTTCGTGGGATAGTGCCGAAACCGTCACCCCGGAACCTTCTCGGCTACCCCCTCAAACTCCCGCCACCGCGCCACGCGCCCTTTGCGTAACTTTGCGCCTGCGTTCGGTGCCTTTGCTGTTGCCCTTGTCTTTCTGGTTGTCATCCCCGAAGAGCCTGCTCTGAGCGAAGTCGAACGGGGACCTGCTTTTGCCGTGCCGGACACCCCACACCCGCACCATCTCAGAAGCACTAGAATAACCCCATGTCCTACTCCGCGGCGGTCGATCACCTCTACGCCCTGGGCCACGAGCTAGCCCCAACCTCGCCCTCTACCCCCCGCCGCAAGTTCGACCTCGAGCACATGCGCATCCTCGCCCACGCGCTCGGCGATCCGCAGGCCACCTTCCCCTCCGTCCTGATCGCCGGAACCAACGGCAAGGGCTCGACCTCCGCCTCGCTGGCCAGCATCCTCACCGCCGCCGGCTACCGTACCGCGCTCTACACCTCCCCTCACCTCTCCCGCGTCAACGAGCGCATCCAGGTCAGCGGCACCTCCATCTCCGACGACGACTTCGCCCGCCTCTACTTCCGCGTCGACGACACCGCCCAGCGCCTCGTCCGCGAAGCCGCGCTGCCCCAACACCCCAGCTTCTTCGAGACCCTCACCGCCCTCGCCTTCGCTTATTTCGCGGAGCAACAAATCGACATCGCCATCCTCGAAGTCGGCATGGGAGGCCGCCTCGACGCCACCAACATCGTCGAGCCGCTGTTGTCGATCATCACCGACATCTCCCTCGACCACCAGGACTACCTCGGCCACACCATCGCCGAGATCGCCCGCGAGAAAGCTGGAATCCTGCGCCCCCGCGGAACCCTCATCACCATCCCCCAGCACCCCGAGGCCAACCAGGCCATCGGCGAAGTCGCCGCCACGCTCGACCTCCACGCCATCAGCGCCGCCCCCTACGTCCCCCACACTCCCATTGCCACCGATCAGGAAGATAAGAGTGTCCTGAGCGAAGCTCGGGTGCCCCATCCTTCGCAGCTTCACCGCGAAGGGTGGGAATCACAGACCCTCCCCCGCAACCGCTACTCCCTCACGCTCGCCGGCCAACCCCTCGAGATCGACTCTCCCCTTCTCGGCCAGCACCAGCAGCGCAACATCGCCCTCGCCATTGCCGCTGCAGAAGAATTACGTAACCCAATGAGTTACAAATCGTTAATAAGCAACAGTAATAGTTACAAAATCACCAACCAACAGATAGAAGAAGGTATCCGCAACACGCGCTGGCCTGGCCGTCTGGAGCTCATCCGCCTCCCCGAAGGCCCTGCGCTCATTCTCGACGTCGCCCACAACCCCGCCGGCGCCTGGACGCTCCGCGCCGCCATCTCCCAGCTCCCCGAGGAGCAGCCCCGCACCCTCCTCTTCTCCTGCCTGCGCGACAAAGACATCCGCGAGATGACCCAGATCCTCCTGCCGCTCTTCGACTCCAGCGCCGACCGCCCCCCCTCAAGATGGAAGGACCACGTCCTCTTCGCCCCCATCCACAACCCGCGCGCCGCCTCGCTCGACGATCTCCTCGCCGCCGCTCGCTCCCTCGACGTCCCCGCCACCGCCACCGCCAGCATCGAAGCCGCCCTCGCCGAGGCCCGCCGCCTCACTCCGCCGAACGGCCTGATCCTCGCCACCGGCTCCATCTACCTCGTCGGCGAACTTCGCCAGCTCGTCCTCAATGAGGTCCTCCATACCGCATGACCCCACAGGATCCTGTCATTTCGACCGAAGCGCAGCGGAGTGAACCCTCATCCGCGCCTATCCGTGAAAATCCGCGGTCGCCCCTGTTCCGCTGGCTCACCTACCTTG
This window contains:
- a CDS encoding bifunctional folylpolyglutamate synthase/dihydrofolate synthase; protein product: MSYSAAVDHLYALGHELAPTSPSTPRRKFDLEHMRILAHALGDPQATFPSVLIAGTNGKGSTSASLASILTAAGYRTALYTSPHLSRVNERIQVSGTSISDDDFARLYFRVDDTAQRLVREAALPQHPSFFETLTALAFAYFAEQQIDIAILEVGMGGRLDATNIVEPLLSIITDISLDHQDYLGHTIAEIAREKAGILRPRGTLITIPQHPEANQAIGEVAATLDLHAISAAPYVPHTPIATDQEDKSVLSEARVPHPSQLHREGWESQTLPRNRYSLTLAGQPLEIDSPLLGQHQQRNIALAIAAAEELRNPMSYKSLISNSNSYKITNQQIEEGIRNTRWPGRLELIRLPEGPALILDVAHNPAGAWTLRAAISQLPEEQPRTLLFSCLRDKDIREMTQILLPLFDSSADRPPSRWKDHVLFAPIHNPRAASLDDLLAAARSLDVPATATASIEAALAEARRLTPPNGLILATGSIYLVGELRQLVLNEVLHTA